The following coding sequences lie in one Ostrea edulis chromosome 8, xbOstEdul1.1, whole genome shotgun sequence genomic window:
- the LOC125661422 gene encoding uncharacterized protein LOC125661422, which produces MPAKVIAQDNQHEESLDKILRGHQNDGDRKVNSETDITIAIAEHLLGKLSPGKSYIIDSRVERKEKCSCGFSHCKSDPAFGSTGIGHEDTWHGFIEVLFPSQSGIPETAATFVECNQSPATLTCPLDESEEDFSGRKLMRAENQALAQTIVFSFIQRKRHPDFSNFLIPNILISPHDFRIIMYDSVNDILICSVPVPLFHPYPSSSLQIASIIILWMVLHYRMFCVGIDTSLIIETIDEMKKIQSNFKDRAKEKLDLYVHASKFCVQDFPIVQRPALPSHDLLGFGIHLIPQK; this is translated from the exons ATGCCGGCTAAAGTGATAGCACAAGACA ATCAGCATGAAGAAAGCCTTGATAAAATCTTACGGGGGCATCAGAATGATGGAGATCGCAAAGTAAATTCAGAAACAGATATAACAATCGCTATAGCTGAACATTTATTGGGAAAGCTTTCACCAGGAAAATCTTACATCATTGATTCAAGGGTTGAAAGGAAAGAGAAGTGTAGCTGTGGATTTAGTCATTGTAAAAGTGATCCTGCATTTGGAAGCACTGGTATAG gtcATGAGGACACCTGGCATGGGTTCATTGAGGTCTTATTTCCGTCACAGAGTGGAATACCAGAGACTGCAGCTACTTTTGTTGAATGTAACCAGAGTCCAGCAACACTAACATGCCCTCTTGATG AatctgaagaagatttttctgGAAGGAAGTTGATGCGTGCTGAAAATCAAGCTCTAGCCCAAACAATTGTGTTTTCCTTTATCCAAAGAAAAAGGCATCCAGATTTTTCCAATTTCTTAATTCCAAACATTCTGATTTCTCCACATGATTTTCGAATTATTATGTATGACAGTGTTAATGACATTTTGATATGCAGTGTACCGGTGCCACTTTTTCATCCTTATCCGTCCAGTTCTCTTCAGATTGCATCAATCATTATTCTCTGGATGGTTTTGCACTATAGAATGTTTTGTGTGGGAATAGACACTTCATTAATAATAGAAACAATCGATGAAATGAAGAAGATTCAATCCAATTTTAAAGACAGAGCAAAGGAAAAATTAGATCTGTATGTTCATGCGTCAAAATTTTGTGTTCAGGATTTCCCTATCGTACAGAGACCAGCATTACCATCCCATGACCTGCTTGGGTTTGGAATACATTTGATTCCACAAAAATAA